A genomic window from Nicotiana sylvestris chromosome 11, ASM39365v2, whole genome shotgun sequence includes:
- the LOC104220044 gene encoding uncharacterized protein isoform X2 — protein sequence MESDDDYQSFPLPEEASPEIRRPRFKRLKKALEASKNQHPPPTMPIDEVFDFPKVDFAKLEALEASKTLEEDSADSTELVSSSLGSEEETRSESGFEEKGGESREELEALEASRTQEDSADSTELVSPHNIEDEKGGEDVLVSSEQNKEVKRFLDFGEDDDQSRGKEHETSREVGEDLESGDVAKEMEDLDMEKLGTQQDVEGDGDLKEDDKTKKKKKKRTKGDIGSEAKSKELASNKRREAKERKIFLQQLHVDTQRLLRESKDATFKPVPVIHKPISSVLEKIRKRKLEVLKKTGMLSGNSSIHKISASSEVMMELGAKNAYSEEQRVDKLDIELGEKVDVNGIEMDRTTDTSNIDGISVSPITRSSEIAPDQMALDEMPNAVFRAPVDDTQDLFDDSEQTGSKDEMLDDPASSPLEEVMAPSLLALNLKFDSAPPDESSSDEEDNDKENVNPYTKEGGDGCSSPKGDPVKAFVDDEAEEEDDSDNDLLRFGDEEDEDIDDSAELHDIIATDYKENPVDKEKRNELHQKWLEQQDAAGTENLLQRLKCGVEQKETMLVDDELESDECDEEVNNVTDTDAIPKSSARLNSKKAKQIIMQMFVDKDEVYLSDEDEETEKRLVKQRMLYNSELTTVVSPIEDESSSELFGLIKKLNTVPDNKRKAKASSFFDTVLRDQKKKSSLKSSFLGRVTNHLPLSHKQSSTIVRSFIFGRDDSNSRSSMSEDSSDMIVKENLPIKNSTTKFGNFQAKSSSQGKNAAAGTSAAAPLFDILKRSSAASNVCSRDVLLDLPKPLLADLRVSKRSLKAEGKR from the exons ATGGAAAGTGACGACGATTATCAGTCCTTCCCGTTGCCGGAGGAGGCTTCTCCGGAGATCCGACGTCCTAGATTCAAGCGTTTGAAGAAAGCTCTAGAAGCTTCCAAAAATCAACATCCTCCCCCAACTATGCCAATAGACGAAGTGTTTGACTTTCCTAAGGTTGATTTTGCAAAATTGGAAGCTCTAGAAGCTTCCAAAACCCTAGAAGAAGATTCTGCTGATTCAACTGAACTTGTATCATCATCACTGGGCAGCGAGGAAGAGACAAGATCTGAGTCTGGCTTTGAGGAAAAGGGTGGAGAGAGTAGGGAAGAATTGGAAGCTTTAGAAGCTTCCAGAACCCAGGAAGATTCTGCTGATTCAACTGAACTCGTGTCACCACACAACATCGAGGATGAAAAGGGCGGTGAGGATGTTCTCGTTTCTAGCGAGCAGAACAAAGAGGTTAAAAGATTTCTGGATTTTGGTGAGGATGATGATCAGTCTCGTGGGAAAGAACATGAAACGAGTAGGGAAGTTGGGGAAGATTTGGAATCTGGTGACGTGGCAAAGGAGATGGAGGATTTGGATATGGAGAAATTGGGAACACAACAAGATGTTGAAGGAGATGGGGATCTGAAGGAAGATGACAaaacgaaaaagaagaagaagaagagaactaAAGGTGACATTGGTAGTGAAGCGAAGTCGAAAGAATTGGCTTCGAACAAAAGAAGAGAAGCAAAG GAGAGAAAAATATTTCTTCAGCAGCTTCATGTTGATACTCAGCGACTATTGCGAG AAAGTAAGGATGCAACATTTAAGCCTGTACCTGTTATACATAAGCCTATATCCTCTGTTTTGGAGAAGATTCGGAAAAGGAAGCTCGAGGTCTTGAAAAA GACTGGGATGCTAAGCGGCAACAGTTCCATTCACAAGATTAGTGCTTCAAGTGAGGTTATGATGGAATTAGGTGCAAAGAATGCATATTCCGAAGAGCAGAGAGTTGACAAACTGGACATAGAGTTGGGAGAGAAGGTGGATGTAAATGGCATAGAAATGGATAGGACTACAGATACCTCTAATATTGATGGAATTTCGGTATCTCCAATTACTAGAAGCAGTGAAATTGCTCCTGATCAAATG GCTTTGGATGAAATGCCCAACGCTGTATTTAGAGCTCCAGTTGATGACACTCAG GATCTATTTGATGACTCTGAACAAACAGGCAGTAAGGATGAGATGCTTGATGACCCGGCCTCTAGTCCTTTGGAAGAAGTAATGGCACCATCTCTCCTTGCTTTGAACTTGAAGTTCGATTCTGCCCCTCCAGATGAAAG ttcCTCAGATGAGGAGGACAATGACAAGGAGAATGTAAATCCATATACAAAAGAAGGTGGTGATGGCTGCAGTTCTCCAAAGGGAGACCCAGTTAAAGCATTTGTTGATGATGAAGCGGAGGAAGAAGATGACAGTGATAATGACCTATTACGGTTCGGCGATGAAGAAGACGAAGATATTGATGATTCTGCTGAACTCCATGATATTATTGCCACTGATTACAAAGAAAATCCAGTTGATAAAGAAAAGCGGAATGAACTTCATCAAAAGTGGCTTGAGCAGCAGGATGCTGCTGGAACTGAGAATTTGCTGCAACGGTTAAAATGTGGTGTAGAACAAAAAGAGACAATGTTGGTCGATGATGAACTAGAAAGCGATGAGTGTGATGAAGAGGTCAATAATGTCACTGACACGGATGCAATACCTAAAAGTTCTGCTCGACTAAATTCAAAAAAGGCAAAGCAAATAATAATGCAGATGTTTGTGGATAAAGATGAGGTTTACTTATCTGATGAAGATGAGGAAACTGAAAAGAGGCTTGTAAAGCAGCGCATGCTATATAACTCT GAGCTGACAACAGTAGTATCACCTATTGAGGATGAAAGTTCCAGTGAGTTATTTGGACTTATAAAGAAGCTTAATACTGTGCCTGAcaataaaagaaaagcaaaagcaTCCT CGTTCTTTGATACAGTGCTAAGGgaccaaaagaagaaaagctcTCTGAAG TCCTCTTTTCTTGGACGAGTTACAAATCATCTTCCATTGTCCCATAAACAAAGTTCAACCATAGTTCGTTCTTTCATCTTTGGACGGGATGACAGCAATAGCCGAAGCTCaatgtcagaggattcttcaGATATG ATCGTGAAAGAAAACCTTCCAATCAAGAATAGTACAACAAAGTTTGGTAACTTCCAAGCCAAATCAAGCAGCCAAGGTAAAAATGCTGCTGCGGGAACATCAGCTGCTGCCCCCTTATTTGATATACTAAAGCGATCTTCAGCAGCATCTAACGTTTGTTCTCGAGATGTTTTGCTTGACCTTCCTAAACCTCTCCTTGCTGATCTTAGAGTTTCAAAGAGGTCACTAAAGGCAGAAGGAAAAAGATAG
- the LOC104220044 gene encoding uncharacterized protein isoform X1 codes for MESDDDYQSFPLPEEASPEIRRPRFKRLKKALEASKNQHPPPTMPIDEVFDFPKVDFAKLEALEASKTLEEDSADSTELVSSSLGSEEETRSESGFEEKGGESREELEALEASRTQEDSADSTELVSPHNIEDEKGGEDVLVSSEQNKEVKRFLDFGEDDDQSRGKEHETSREVGEDLESGDVAKEMEDLDMEKLGTQQDVEGDGDLKEDDKTKKKKKKRTKGDIGSEAKSKELASNKRREAKERKIFLQQLHVDTQRLLRESKDATFKPVPVIHKPISSVLEKIRKRKLEVLKNRTGMLSGNSSIHKISASSEVMMELGAKNAYSEEQRVDKLDIELGEKVDVNGIEMDRTTDTSNIDGISVSPITRSSEIAPDQMALDEMPNAVFRAPVDDTQDLFDDSEQTGSKDEMLDDPASSPLEEVMAPSLLALNLKFDSAPPDESSSDEEDNDKENVNPYTKEGGDGCSSPKGDPVKAFVDDEAEEEDDSDNDLLRFGDEEDEDIDDSAELHDIIATDYKENPVDKEKRNELHQKWLEQQDAAGTENLLQRLKCGVEQKETMLVDDELESDECDEEVNNVTDTDAIPKSSARLNSKKAKQIIMQMFVDKDEVYLSDEDEETEKRLVKQRMLYNSELTTVVSPIEDESSSELFGLIKKLNTVPDNKRKAKASSFFDTVLRDQKKKSSLKSSFLGRVTNHLPLSHKQSSTIVRSFIFGRDDSNSRSSMSEDSSDMIVKENLPIKNSTTKFGNFQAKSSSQGKNAAAGTSAAAPLFDILKRSSAASNVCSRDVLLDLPKPLLADLRVSKRSLKAEGKR; via the exons ATGGAAAGTGACGACGATTATCAGTCCTTCCCGTTGCCGGAGGAGGCTTCTCCGGAGATCCGACGTCCTAGATTCAAGCGTTTGAAGAAAGCTCTAGAAGCTTCCAAAAATCAACATCCTCCCCCAACTATGCCAATAGACGAAGTGTTTGACTTTCCTAAGGTTGATTTTGCAAAATTGGAAGCTCTAGAAGCTTCCAAAACCCTAGAAGAAGATTCTGCTGATTCAACTGAACTTGTATCATCATCACTGGGCAGCGAGGAAGAGACAAGATCTGAGTCTGGCTTTGAGGAAAAGGGTGGAGAGAGTAGGGAAGAATTGGAAGCTTTAGAAGCTTCCAGAACCCAGGAAGATTCTGCTGATTCAACTGAACTCGTGTCACCACACAACATCGAGGATGAAAAGGGCGGTGAGGATGTTCTCGTTTCTAGCGAGCAGAACAAAGAGGTTAAAAGATTTCTGGATTTTGGTGAGGATGATGATCAGTCTCGTGGGAAAGAACATGAAACGAGTAGGGAAGTTGGGGAAGATTTGGAATCTGGTGACGTGGCAAAGGAGATGGAGGATTTGGATATGGAGAAATTGGGAACACAACAAGATGTTGAAGGAGATGGGGATCTGAAGGAAGATGACAaaacgaaaaagaagaagaagaagagaactaAAGGTGACATTGGTAGTGAAGCGAAGTCGAAAGAATTGGCTTCGAACAAAAGAAGAGAAGCAAAG GAGAGAAAAATATTTCTTCAGCAGCTTCATGTTGATACTCAGCGACTATTGCGAG AAAGTAAGGATGCAACATTTAAGCCTGTACCTGTTATACATAAGCCTATATCCTCTGTTTTGGAGAAGATTCGGAAAAGGAAGCTCGAGGTCTTGAAAAA CAGGACTGGGATGCTAAGCGGCAACAGTTCCATTCACAAGATTAGTGCTTCAAGTGAGGTTATGATGGAATTAGGTGCAAAGAATGCATATTCCGAAGAGCAGAGAGTTGACAAACTGGACATAGAGTTGGGAGAGAAGGTGGATGTAAATGGCATAGAAATGGATAGGACTACAGATACCTCTAATATTGATGGAATTTCGGTATCTCCAATTACTAGAAGCAGTGAAATTGCTCCTGATCAAATG GCTTTGGATGAAATGCCCAACGCTGTATTTAGAGCTCCAGTTGATGACACTCAG GATCTATTTGATGACTCTGAACAAACAGGCAGTAAGGATGAGATGCTTGATGACCCGGCCTCTAGTCCTTTGGAAGAAGTAATGGCACCATCTCTCCTTGCTTTGAACTTGAAGTTCGATTCTGCCCCTCCAGATGAAAG ttcCTCAGATGAGGAGGACAATGACAAGGAGAATGTAAATCCATATACAAAAGAAGGTGGTGATGGCTGCAGTTCTCCAAAGGGAGACCCAGTTAAAGCATTTGTTGATGATGAAGCGGAGGAAGAAGATGACAGTGATAATGACCTATTACGGTTCGGCGATGAAGAAGACGAAGATATTGATGATTCTGCTGAACTCCATGATATTATTGCCACTGATTACAAAGAAAATCCAGTTGATAAAGAAAAGCGGAATGAACTTCATCAAAAGTGGCTTGAGCAGCAGGATGCTGCTGGAACTGAGAATTTGCTGCAACGGTTAAAATGTGGTGTAGAACAAAAAGAGACAATGTTGGTCGATGATGAACTAGAAAGCGATGAGTGTGATGAAGAGGTCAATAATGTCACTGACACGGATGCAATACCTAAAAGTTCTGCTCGACTAAATTCAAAAAAGGCAAAGCAAATAATAATGCAGATGTTTGTGGATAAAGATGAGGTTTACTTATCTGATGAAGATGAGGAAACTGAAAAGAGGCTTGTAAAGCAGCGCATGCTATATAACTCT GAGCTGACAACAGTAGTATCACCTATTGAGGATGAAAGTTCCAGTGAGTTATTTGGACTTATAAAGAAGCTTAATACTGTGCCTGAcaataaaagaaaagcaaaagcaTCCT CGTTCTTTGATACAGTGCTAAGGgaccaaaagaagaaaagctcTCTGAAG TCCTCTTTTCTTGGACGAGTTACAAATCATCTTCCATTGTCCCATAAACAAAGTTCAACCATAGTTCGTTCTTTCATCTTTGGACGGGATGACAGCAATAGCCGAAGCTCaatgtcagaggattcttcaGATATG ATCGTGAAAGAAAACCTTCCAATCAAGAATAGTACAACAAAGTTTGGTAACTTCCAAGCCAAATCAAGCAGCCAAGGTAAAAATGCTGCTGCGGGAACATCAGCTGCTGCCCCCTTATTTGATATACTAAAGCGATCTTCAGCAGCATCTAACGTTTGTTCTCGAGATGTTTTGCTTGACCTTCCTAAACCTCTCCTTGCTGATCTTAGAGTTTCAAAGAGGTCACTAAAGGCAGAAGGAAAAAGATAG